From a region of the Brevibacterium siliguriense genome:
- a CDS encoding TetR/AcrR family transcriptional regulator, producing MARNPTATKEKLLDAFDTLLDEHGTAGATLDAVAAKAGVSKGGLLYHFGSKAELIKGSLERLDQLVDEDIEEMKAAGERLHYYYLETSAEVGTPLDRSLIAAGCLALENEDAKAALRNTREAWFNVLNDHLGDADLAMTIQLIGDGMYFNQNFGLSQDEALDHVKRVLTRLGL from the coding sequence ATGGCACGCAATCCGACCGCAACCAAGGAGAAGCTGCTCGACGCCTTCGATACGCTCCTCGACGAACACGGCACAGCCGGAGCGACTTTGGACGCAGTAGCCGCGAAGGCCGGAGTCTCCAAAGGCGGTCTGCTCTATCATTTCGGGTCGAAGGCCGAACTCATCAAGGGCAGCCTGGAACGCCTCGACCAGCTGGTCGACGAAGACATCGAAGAGATGAAGGCCGCCGGCGAGCGCCTTCACTATTACTATCTCGAGACTTCCGCCGAGGTCGGCACTCCCCTGGACCGCAGCCTCATCGCCGCCGGCTGCCTTGCGCTCGAGAACGAGGACGCCAAGGCAGCTCTGCGCAATACCCGGGAAGCCTGGTTCAACGTGCTCAACGACCACCTCGGCGATGCTGATCTGGCGATGACGATCCAGCTCATCGGCGACGGAATGTACTTCAATCAGAACTTCGGGCTCTCGCAGGACGAGGCCCTTGACCACGTGAAGCGAGTGCTCACTCGTTTGGGGCTCTAA